A region from the Dermacentor andersoni chromosome 11, qqDerAnde1_hic_scaffold, whole genome shotgun sequence genome encodes:
- the LOC126517734 gene encoding THAP domain-containing protein 1-like isoform X2 produces the protein MPICEAWNCENSGDCPGTTFHKFPVDSPMLLKAWVHNVNLPPPWEPTEDSMLCSDHFMERCFMRSGTSTRLRPDAVPTIFAYPDDRQQDVIETVSDNSAGPTKSSEGSESSSLDHSYGTPKAAPAATAVAREASVRRVRVPEEGESIRKKLKLSRQRVRRLEERVSMLNDMVYSLLNQTIMEM, from the exons ATGCCGATCTGCGAAGCATGGAACTGCGAGAACAGCGGCGACTGCCCTGGCACAACTTTCCACAA GTTCCCAGTGGACTCGCCAATGCTCTTGAAGGCATGGGTACACAACGTGAACCTGCCACCACCTTGGGAACCGACCGAAGACTCGATGCTCTGCTCGGACCACTTCATGGAGCGCTGCTTCATGCGCTCGGGCACCTCCACCAGGCTGCGACCTGATGCCGTGCCCACCATCTTCGCCTACCCAGACGATAGGCAGCAG GACGTGATAGAGACTGTTTCGGACAATTCTGCTGGGCCAACCAAGAGCAGCGAAGGCAGCGAGTCGTCGTCTTTGGACCACAGCTACGGCACGCCCAAGGCCGCGCCGGCTGCTACCGCAGTGGCACGGGAGGCCTCGGTGCGCAGGGTGCGTGTCCCCGAGGAAGGAGAATCAATCCGCAAGAAGCTCAAGTTGTCGAGACAGCGAGTGCGCCGGCTTGAAGAGCGCGTGTCCATGCTGAACGACATGGTCTACTCGCTCCTCAACCAGACCATCATGGAGATGTAG
- the LOC126517734 gene encoding THAP domain-containing protein 1-like isoform X1, which yields MPICEAWNCENSGDCPGTTFHKFPVDSPMLLKAWVHNVNLPPPWEPTEDSMLCSDHFMERCFMRSGTSTRLRPDAVPTIFAYPDDRQQVDVIETVSDNSAGPTKSSEGSESSSLDHSYGTPKAAPAATAVAREASVRRVRVPEEGESIRKKLKLSRQRVRRLEERVSMLNDMVYSLLNQTIMEM from the exons ATGCCGATCTGCGAAGCATGGAACTGCGAGAACAGCGGCGACTGCCCTGGCACAACTTTCCACAA GTTCCCAGTGGACTCGCCAATGCTCTTGAAGGCATGGGTACACAACGTGAACCTGCCACCACCTTGGGAACCGACCGAAGACTCGATGCTCTGCTCGGACCACTTCATGGAGCGCTGCTTCATGCGCTCGGGCACCTCCACCAGGCTGCGACCTGATGCCGTGCCCACCATCTTCGCCTACCCAGACGATAGGCAGCAGGTA GACGTGATAGAGACTGTTTCGGACAATTCTGCTGGGCCAACCAAGAGCAGCGAAGGCAGCGAGTCGTCGTCTTTGGACCACAGCTACGGCACGCCCAAGGCCGCGCCGGCTGCTACCGCAGTGGCACGGGAGGCCTCGGTGCGCAGGGTGCGTGTCCCCGAGGAAGGAGAATCAATCCGCAAGAAGCTCAAGTTGTCGAGACAGCGAGTGCGCCGGCTTGAAGAGCGCGTGTCCATGCTGAACGACATGGTCTACTCGCTCCTCAACCAGACCATCATGGAGATGTAG